The Lolium rigidum isolate FL_2022 chromosome 1, APGP_CSIRO_Lrig_0.1, whole genome shotgun sequence region CGCGAGCGGATGTCGCCTACACCATTTGTACGTTGGCGAGGAGATTGTCCAAGACCAAGAACTGGATAGTGGGTCTTGTTCCTTACTTGTCTATGTCAATGATTTTTTTATAATTTGTCTGCGATAATGATGATCCTTGATTCAGATCATACTCCGTATATATGTATCCCATTTTTTCTTGGTTCTCCTCTGAGAGGAATTCATTTGGTGCATAAAAATGGTGCATATTAACCACTATGTTTGCTGCAGGTTGCATTGAAAACATTGATAGTGATACATAGATTACTCAGAGAAGGTGATGGGACATTCAAAGATGACTTCTTGAGCTATTCGTATAGAGGAACTATTTTGCAGATTCCACATTTCAAGGATGACTCGAGCCCACTAGGTTTGTTCTTCTGAAATAGCTCTCACCGTTCTATTTTGGTAGCTGAAGCCATGCTCTCCTCCCTCATTTCTCAGCTTGGGATTGCTCTGCTTGGGTCCGCCTGTATGCGCAATACCTAGATGAACGTGTCGAGTGCTTTAGGGTCCTAAAGTACGATGTCGAAGCCGATCGTCTGCTGAAATTACCCAAGGCTTCTGGCAAGGTATTGTCAGCTTCCCAAGCTGCATGCTGATTTTTTGTACTACACCCTTGGCACCGTTGCTGTTTACGGATTTTACAATGTCGGCAAATTTATGCCAGGCACACAGTAGAACGAGAACACTTCCATGCGCAGACCTTTTAGACCAGTTGCCTGCGCTGCAGAAACTACTGCTCAGGCTTATTTCCTGCCAGGTTTGATTCTAGTAAGATGACATACTCTTCTTCTCTGCTATTATTCTTTTCTTCTTGTTCATCTTCTTTATTATCGCAGCCCGAAGGTATGTCCTGCACAAATTACCTCGTGCAGTATGCATTAGCCCTTGTAAGTTAAGAACTTGTGGTGGTTTTTATATaaaatatttattttcttttagTTCATACAATAGTGTGTATTTCTTAGTGACCTTATGGACATCAGGTCTTGAAGGAGAGCTTCAAAATATACTGTTCGATCAATGACGGCATCATCAATCTTGTTGATATGGTAACAATTATTTTGGATATCCTCCTATGTGTTATGTGTATGTCCACTATCAATTCATAAACGTAAGTTCAGTTTCTTCTCGTGTCAATAGTATTTTGACATGGCCAAAATCGATGCTATCAAGGCACTTGAAATCTATAAAAGAGCTGGCCAGCAGGTATAGAAAGTCAGATTTTATTTCTTCTATATAGTGGGTCAACTAACCGGTTCTTGGGACTCCATGATGTGATTTTGCCTATTTTACAGGCAGAAAGGCTTTCTGCTTTTTATGACTACTGCAAACGTCTTGAGCTGGCTAGGACTTTCCAGTTTCCTACTTTGAGGCAGGTATGCTCATTCATTGATTCATCCATACCTTAATGATAGACTACATCCTGATATTGACTTTCAGTGTACCAAGAAGGATAAAATACATGAAATCGATTGTGCCATAACTAGTGCATTTGCGCAGACATGGCCTGTTATTTGGTCTGAATTGTCAACGACCTACAATTGTCTTCACAATATTTTCTTGGCTACTCCTGATTATGCATGTCAATCAGTTGTCCACCGAATCTCCGGATTACAAGGATTTAGATATTTAGTGACATGTTATTGTTTTACCAATATGCAGCCACCTTGTTCATTCCTTGTAACTATGGAAGAGTATATCAGAGAAGCACCCCGTGCCAGCATCACGAGTAAGAGTGTGGTGAGTTTGTTCACAATCAGTAGAAGTGCAAAGAAATAAAGAGTCAATACACTGAGTAACAATCTATTATTTTTCTATTAAATTTTGATGTTGCTAAACCAGGAAACCGAGGAGCGGAGTTTACCTAGTGATAACGAAGACGAAACTCCACAGGAACCCGAGAAACCAGTGGAAGAGGAAACAGAAGAGCCTGAGGAGCCTGAAGAAGAGCCACAGACTACTGCTGACCTCTCAGAAGAAGATGAACCCCAGCCATTGCCCACAACTGGAGATCTATTAGTAATTTTAACCCATACTGATCCATCTTTATTCCAAAACAGTGCATATTTCCTTGAACCTTACACTCTTACTCCTACACTACTGGCAGAATTTGGATGAAGAATTGCATCCCATGATTGCAGACCTTGAGCAAAGCAACGCGCTTGCTCTTGCTATTGTGGGACCAGGTATTTATTGGATGTAATCTCTGCTTAATAATTCCAGTTAACTGATTAATCACAAATACACAAGTAACCATTCTTTTGACAAGGACAACACCTCATGATCAAATAAGTTTAATCATGCGATTTCCTGTGTCGAGAATCTTTCCAATCTTTAAATGTGTATATCTGGTGCTAAATACTGCTTCGTGATTTCTTGAGTAATGTAGGGAGTGGGAACAATACCTCAATTTCCCAAGACTTGTTCGCCATTGACAAATCTGGGTGGGAATTGGCACTGGTCACTGCACCAAGTAACCACACAAGTCAACCAGCTGGCAACCAATTGGTATGTATATGCATTCTTTAGATTCAACCTGTCCGTAACATCTCATACAGCTCATTAGAAAAAGGGTCAGAGTATGGCGGCGGCTGTTGAGTGCTATGCTGAACTGCAGAATCTAGTTAGTTGCAGACACTTACAGTAATTCTAGTGACATTTTGCTGTCACGACTAAATTGTAAAATATTTTGAATCCCCAAAATAGAAAAAGTGCTTTTGAAAATCCATCGTAAAGCCAAATGCAGCCTATAACTGAATCTGAATGCAAGTAAAAGTACTCTAGAGGTGATTAATTCATCTGTATTTGCTCAACAGGCTGGAGGATTCGACAAGCTGTTGCTAGACAGCCTATATGAAGACACATCAAGGAGACAACAAATAGCAAGTGCGACCTACAACGGCAGCTTCGCGACGAACCCGTTTGATCCCAGCGACCCATTCACCATGTCCAGCAGCTTCGCACCACCATCAAACGTGCAGCTAGCTATGATGTCTCAGCAACAACAGTACTACCAGGTGCAGCAGCAGGAGTACTACCAGATGCAGCAGCAACACCAAATGGTGATGATGCCACCACAGACATACCAACAGCAGCAGGCCCAGTACGCTACCAATGCCGGGCTATCCAACCCGTTCGGCGATCCATTCAGTGGCCTCGTCGCGATGGCGAACCCGCCGAAGCAAAGCAATCCACATTAGCCTGAACTGCACAGCATTTTCTGCATTTTCCTCTAGTTTTGATTGTATAACCCCTCTTCCAACTCTGAGAAGCAATTTGTATAGTTTTTCTTGAAACCACATCTTGACAGCCCATTTGTGTAACTCACATTCGGAAACTGATATGACCATTTGATTTGAATGCCAGTATGCTCCAGAAATTCGGCTATTGTGCACATCTCAGCTAATAAATGTTATACTACCACTACCATAGGATCTACTAGAAAAATCACAGGCAAGTGTAACTATTCACCACACCAAACAAGCCAGACAGCATCACAAGGTGTTACTGATCCCATACTGATTGAGTGTTACAAATGATCAGAAAAGATTACTACTTGAATTCAGCAAGTTCTTATTCCCCCATACTAGGTAATGAACTCATCAAGGGTTCTACATATGTACAACCGTAGCAGAAAACAATAGCAAACATTAAAAGGACAAGTGTTTCTTGATTTCCCACTTCACCCAGTGCAATAGCAGAAGTAATCCCCTTCGGTTCAGCCCTGCTCAGTTGGTTCTGCTTCCTCAATCGTCACCTCCACTTCAACATCCGTATCATCCACTGATTCCTCCGCTTCGTCCGGGAAGTGGCCTGCGAAGCCATTAAGCCACAGGTTACATAACGTAGATTGCTAAACAGGGAAGCAGAACCAGCTATAGGGGTTGCAGAGCAGAATTAGGTCAGAATTGTTGTGAACTGTGGAGGATCTTGCTGTGCAAGTATGGGGCATTTCTGAATTATTATTACTTGGAAAGGGGGAAATGAAGATGGGGGGATCTGGGATCGGATTCCTCACCGTCGACGTAGTAGGCGGAGCAGGGGTAGCCGCGGGAGGAGGATGCGACGGCGCGGGCCTCGTCGTCGGAGAGCTGGGGCGGGAGCACCCCGATCCCGCCGCGGGTGACGAGCTCGAGGAGGCCCATGGCGGCGccggcggggcggggcggcgcgaaGTAGGAGGTCCcggggcggaagggcgcccactcGGGCTCCGACATCCGGGCCATGGCCCCGTCGATGGCCTCCTCCAGCCGCTGCTTGAGCGCGCTCGCGCCCTCCGCCGACGTCGACGCCCCCGCCGCGTCCACCTCCAGCACCATCGCCCGGCCCGCCCGCCGCGTGTGGTTGGCCCGGCGGCCCAGCACGCGCCCGCCCGGCTGGCCCCCGAGCCGCCGCGCCAGGGCCGCCGCCGTCCGGGAGGAGAGCACCCGCGCCATGCTCGAGGTGGTCGGAGCTCGTGGAAACCGGTGGAAGCCGCGCGTCGCGTGCGTGGTGTGGTGGTGTCGCGAAGGTGTGGGGAGGCGGAGGTGGGTGCGGGAGCTGGTGGTAAATATAGGTGTCGGCCCGGGGGCCTCTCCGCAAATAGGACCACGGTTCCGTCTCGGGCTAGAACTGTTTGCTAGATCTTTTCTTTTTAAAAGTAAAGACGGTTTCGCCCCAGgaaataagggcatctccagcggcctaACGACAGACCGACGGAAAAACCGTTTGCGACCACACGAAACATACGATTGCCAGTGGCCCAATGTATAGTGATCGGGTTGTCCGTCGAGCCGTAAACATAGTCTAAATATGCGTCTTAGATGCATTTGGACGCGACGATGCACGGTTGCATCGCGTGACCGCTTGCTTCTCCCACGGGTCCGCCTAGCGGCCGACCTAgctcgatgcgtcttcttagGGCATGTCCAATCGGGGCGCTTATTGAGACGCTTAGAGAGAAAAAGAAGATTTCATCAATTTAAAAACTCATTGAAGCGTCTATCCTCCCAACGCCGGACGCTTAACGTACCGATGCAAAATTTCCTGGATCATGCTGCGCCGCATGCTCTTATCCCGCGGGGTCCAACGGAAGGAAACAAACTAAGCGCCGGCTCTTTCCTTTGCATCGACACCACAAAGACGCTAGGAATTTCAACCTTAATCGTCCATCAACTGGGATTAGGATCCTAGCGTCGGGGGCTAAGCGCCcccgttgtacatgcccttagcggCGCGCCAGTAGTCGCGACGATGCATCGCTTTGGTAGTCTATGCaatgttaatggcgatgcctcccgTCCACCTCATGGTAATGAAAAATAAATGTCGTTGTCCGGCGTCTCACGCCCTCGGTTGCCTTGTATAAAGAGGGCACGCGCTAGGCCGCCTCATCTCCTTCACACAAATCCTAGCCGCCGCACTAACCTCCACCGTATCGTCACCCCACCTCCTCTCTCTCAACCCCGTGAGGGGATCCATGGCTGGTccagtggccggcgaggcggtagcTGCGGCCGGGGCCGCCGTGCTGGAACAATATCACCCACCCCACCCCCTGCTCGATGTTGCAtgcgtcgtcatcatcttcgCAGGAGGCGAGGTGCTTCAAGTTCATCCTCCACACCGACGAGGGccccctcggcatcaagcggctgccGGAAATGTTCGTCGGCTTGGTGAATTTATGCCTCTTCTTCCTTTTCAGTATGAATGCAATATAGATCAAGCTAATGAGGCAAAAAATCCTGCACCACTTAACACACATTAAGGTATCATAAATGTTGTCATCTTACACACAAATCATAATGgtagagagatgttctttcagccgAGTTCATCGACGGCATTGAGCCGGCCGAGTTGCAGTTGCGGGAGGCCAGATGTGGCTTTTGCCAATGACCTGTCGATGTCATATTGGACGGACATGGCAAGATGTACCTTCACATCGGGTGGGACAAGTTTGCCCGTGCCCACAACCTTGAGGTCGGCTGTCTACTCACCTTCCTCTATGAAGGCGAagacgagatgatcgtcaaggtgttcgagaaGACATCCTGCCGCaccactaccacaccgacgaggACACCGACAACTAGTAATGTCAGAATATTTATTCTTTGCAGCGAAGATGGCCATCGGccaattgaagccactagtgtaggtttctggatgttcttctgcAAATGCGGAGAAGACCGGGCACAACAGCcgtcagctggattttccagtttagatgACTGAGTGTCTGAGAGTGTTTTTTCTTCGCAACGAAAACATAAAACTCGGGagaccaacactagttaggtttccttatTTTGTAATGTTTTAACTATGTTTCAAACTATTACGAGtagtagtttgtgtaatgtttctATTTATAGATAAATGTAAAGAAAACAAATAGTATGCGTCGAGTCTCTATGGGCACccaaataagagcatctccaggagCTCATCCAAATTTGGTCCTCTATATCTCCATATAGAGGATCATCTATAAAGATTCCTTTTTAGATGTCCCCAGTTTTCCGACAGATCATCTATAACCAGGACATCTATATTCTCTCTCCTATATTTTAATATATCCTATAACTACTATTTAACGGATTTTTTCCAACGGCTCTATTTTTTGAACAGTTAGATTTCCAACGGCTATATTTCCAACGGCTATATTCCCAACGGCTATATTTTCCTCTCTATATATATACCACCATCTCCCACCTCTCTCATTACATTCCTGGTTGTAGCTTCTTTGCTCTCTATCCACTCTCTCACGATACAATTAGCACCTCTTGGGATATGATGATGAattcatcgtcgtcttcatcgagcgACGATGAACTTATTATGGCAACGAATCGCCGAGGAGGAAGAGCAGGGAAATGCCCGACGCCGTGGCGGTTCCAAGATTGGATGTCAGATAATCGACAGAGGAAGAGATGCCGGATTTGTTCTTCTCTGGGATGATTACTTCAAAACAAATCCTCGCTACCCCGAGCACTTATTTCGGCGAAGGTTTGTCATTAGAACACTTGTCTGTGCTTCGTCACCCAGATGTGGAGGGCCGACCCAAGTTTTGGATGGACATGTATCGAGCCATGTCCGTGTACATGTGCTGCTGGAGAGCCTTTTTTAGACTTGGTCCTCTACATATCGTATACATGTCCGTTTAGATGATctcctggagatgctctaaaggcaCCATCAAACATGATCATTTTTGTGTTAGGCCGGTCGACGCAAATCGGACACGGACAGCCGCAGCCGGGCACGTCCGTTTGCTTCGCACAAAACCACGGGTGGACGCCACCGGTTTGACCAGTCGTATTGACGGGTTTGCCCCTCAGCGACCTCTTCGTGAATACTTAGATGAGCAAGGGTTTAGCAAAGAAACGTTCTCCACTTTTCCTCCGTAGACGCGGCGCGGCTTCTTCttcgtggcggcggcgcgcgaaaCTATCGGAGGATTTCCGCCGCGGCGAGCTAGGGTTCGGGTTCCGGCGGCCGGCGGGCGAGGATGTCGGCGTACGACGAGGTGGAGATCGAGGACATGGAGTGGAGCGAGGAGCTGGGGGCGTACACGTACCCGTGCCCCTGCGGGGACCTCTTCCAGATCACGCTCGCCGACCTCAGGCTCGGGGAGGAGATCGCGCGGTGCCCCTCCTGCTCCCTCTTCCTCACCGTCGTATACAACGAGGAGGACTTCGCCGGCGCCAAGGAGCCGCCGCAGAAGGCGGCGCCGCAGCCCGTCGCGGTCGCATGaggtaaagtttttttttttttttgcgcgaTTGGGCCCAACCCGTGGTGACTCCCTGCAAAGTTTCCAGCAATTGGGATTTCCCTTGATGCTTGGAAGAAAATCATTCCGCTGTGTAATTTTGTACTCGGTTTTAATGTAATACAGTAGGTCTTGGCTTCTGTGTGTTATGTATGAGTTCTGATTCAGCCATTAATTGTCGTGAGATTTTAGGAGCTATGACTCCTAGTACTAAAGGGATTTGATGCTCAATTTGGAATGTATACCAACACTAGCTTGGTGTAGTGATTTGGTTTACAGCTATCGTATTTTGACTATTCTGATCAGGGGAGGAAAGAGCGGGCAACATGAATGCTCAGGATTTAGTTGGATTTCTAATTCCTCGTTATAGTTGGTTCAATCATTTTGTGGAGAACGTTAAGTAGAATGAGATTATAGGAACTATGGCTCCTACTAAGTAGGGATTTGATGGTCAATTTGAAATGTATACCAGCACTAGATTGGTGTAGTGATTTAATTTACAGCTATCCTATGTTGACTATTCTGATCAGGGGAGGAAGGAGCGGGCAACATCTATGCTCAGAATTTAGTTGGATTTCTAATTACTCATTATAGTTGGTTCATTTCACGGAGAAAGTTAAGTAGAATGAGATTGTAAAGTTGGAACTCTGACTATAAGTGGTAGATTGGTGGCGAGCCTTGGGAGCTTCTATCAGCCGATTCGTTGATGGGCTCTGGGTTTTAGTTCCTTGTTTGGCTGTTTGTTAATTGAACAATTCTGACCGGCATGGAATAGTAAGTTCATGCTTGTCTAAGTGTTCTTGTAAGTGTTACCCTTTTTATCAGTTATCTTGCCTTGGCAGATCCTTCAGAATTAGAATAACCGATGTTGGTCGTCTGCTTTCCCTTTTTGTCTCTTAAGATAAAAAGTTTAGAACTTCGGATTGTAGCCACGTCACAGCTGTATTTACCATGTTACCTATGAAGCTAGGAGGATGAGTTTTTATTTTATTAGGCTCTGATTGGCCGTTGAAAACCTTGGTTGCATGTTCTTTTAGAGTCCTAACACGGAGTAATCCTGTAAGAACTTAAACATTGGGTGGGGTCTGTTAAGGTTTCTAAGTGCAATCCTGTAAGAACATATTCAGAGCTTATACGTGAACCTTTGTTGTTAGGGAAAGTACAATTGCATACTGGAACTAGGTTTAGTGTAGCCTACATGTCATTGTCACCCTCATGCTTCCGCATTGGTAAGAGATGGATCGTGTCTAGCTTGATTCATACCATTAATTAAGTAGCTCTTCTGAAGTAGTTTCGTTAACACGAATTCGGGATTTGCAACTTTTGTTGTATTAGAATCTTTCGGTACCAATGCTTTATCTTGCAGTCATTTGTACAACATTGATTTCCACATCTGACCTTCACATCCGATGTTTGCAGGACGATGGGATCATGGTGTAGCTGGGAAAGGAACTGTTTGGCGTACACGGGAGCCTATTACTTGTAGGATGAGAAAATAGTGGGCATCATATCAACCTTTGGCGGTTGAACATAACTCCGCATGGTTTCACTTAGTTGTTACATGGGCATCACTGGTGCATCTAATTTATATCATGTCAAACTTATAATCCCAGTGACTTGCCAATGATGTTTTGATTATTGTATCTGCTGCTACAAAAAAGAATATTGTTGTGCCTTGTTACAACCTGTGATGTGGCCTTGTATGGGTTTGAGATACGGCTTAAGTGCTACCTTGCTCcttacatcattggcatactatcATTGCCATAAAGATTTAAATAAACAAGCTCCACGTCGACTAAACAAATGGCCTCCTGTAAATGCCCACAAGCACTAGTCCTTTGTTCAGTCTAAAACTGAAATTAAAAAATCCAAAATTATGGTACAGAATTAGTGATGAATGATTATCATGTAGACTGACATAGGatctcaagggcaagaaaatcaccaTGGAAAAGGATAGTAACAGGAAACTTCACGAATCCATTATTGCTTAGGCGCCCAAACAAAGTGGGTAACAATAGAGAATAGGGTCCAGCTCACTTATTTACAGCGATATGTGCCCAGACATGGAGTTAGGACTTTTTATCACGTTACATGGACCATGTACAAACTATTTTGCATCAGTGCACTATTGGTTGAGTGCACATTACACCAGCTGAGCGCTCATACCAGTCATCCGAAGGATTTTGATATCTTGTCAAATGTAAGTGTTATGTGTACAAAAGGGCTAACTGGAACGCATATGTAAATGAGATCATGCTGTGCTCCTACTAGTTAAAATCCACACTAGTTAGATACAACGTAAACGATCACTGATCTTCCTGAGTTGTTCGAGAGCTGCTAGCGCCTTCGCTTGCTCTGTGCTTCCAGGCTCAGAGGCCAATCGTAAATTTGGTTGAAAAAACAATTCAATGACCTGTTGAATAAACGAGTAAATTAGCCAAAGGACATACGGACACACTTATTCATGATGATATCATGATCTGAGCGCTTTGGGGTTTATGTACTTGACAACGGATACAGTTTATTTTATCATTTTGTATAGGAGACCCAATGGAGGATTTTAGACATGTGAATTATGTAATGTACTGCTAAAATGGATACGGCTGTATTATGAAATTAGCAGAATATAGGATCCACATAATACCAACACCAAGTAGGAGCTTTAGCAAAACCTCCAACTAGGTAAAGCTGTATATGCCTCTGACTCTACGAAAATAACTGTGATGTGATGCAATAACATACTCTACTTTAAATTTCATAATCAGCAGATTCAGTCAAGCATGGTTACCTGAATATTTTCAACCATTGAGTCGCCAAAAGACCTTAATGTTCCAATTAACTCTTTATCAACCACATTCAAACTTGGGCCTGCATCAAAACTTAAACTATGCTCCGGAGTTGGTTGATAATCCACCGATTCAGACGTTTGATTTGTAATTGGTACTTCATCAATCTTGCCATTTGTCTGACCAGGTTCATCGATCTTACAATTTTGCACAGAGAGTGGATCAGGCTCATTAACCACCTTCACATCATGGGAAACACATGGTTCATCTGTATGACGGGTATCATGGCCATGATCAGTACGACGCCGGAAAGATATCTTCCTACTCCTGGCTATGTACTCACGAGCTTCACGATTTTTCATTCCAGCCGAAGAGGAGCCATCAATTGCGCCTACCTCGCATAGACTGTTTGAGGTACTCCTAATGATCTCTGCAGTACCTTGATTAACACGATCCTGTTGGTGTTCAATAGGCATGGGTGACAAACTGTTCACCAAATTGTCCGGAACTATATCGGCATTGTGAGGTACATCAACAATAGACTGACTAGTTGAAGTCAAAATACTGTTTTCAGATTTAGCATCCTTGGTTCTGGAAACATTTGATTCTGTGTTAGACCTCCTTAGCAATCCCCTGCCCTTCATCCTAGCAATTGGACCACCACTTCTTTTGTCTACTGACATCTGGAGCGTCTTCCATGTCTCTTCCCAATAGTTTGGTGGAGTCAATGGAGATTTTCCGGTGAGAGATGTAGGAAGATTTCTTTCTAAAGCAAAAGGTTGCAATAACTTGGCTTTCTCAATCAAGTTCTTTAGGTCGATGTCATCAGGAAAATTCAACAGTCTCACCAGGCAAGAAGTCGCATGCTCACTTCCTAGCAAGGAGGATCTGAGATGAAGCATCATAGAGACTGCCATTGACAAAATCAGGGCACCACGTGAAGAACATAAAACCTTAAACTGATAGTGTCCTCGGCTCTTTATCTCTGTACAGTATGAATCGTTAGGGGAAGAGAATATCTCATCCCAAATAAACAGAAGATTGTCAAGTGAAAATTCGCGGCCAAATAGGACTCGGAGCCATCGTAGGGCAAAGTACTGAGGTTCTACTCCCAACTCCACGAGATGACTGTGAAGAGAGGAATCCACACTAGCAAGCAAGTGATATATTGCGGACGATGCCTCCCTTACAGGTGTTAAACCCGCGCTTGATTCTGGTGCAGGACTGAGAGAATAGAAGTCAGTGATAGCAACTACACCTTGCTCACCATTCACCAAACCGTTCATCAAATTCTCAAACATACAATACGCATCATGTTCCATAAACTTTTCTGATAAAATAATACCCAGCTCACCCTCTGCTCCATATGCATCATTTATCAAGAGGAGGTCCCTGGTGTCAGGATCAAGATCGTCCAAACTTCTAATTTTAGCTGCACTGCCCTCAAAAGCGTTTTTCCTCTCACTCCTGTTCAGCTTTGGCCTATCTGGAAACGTTTGGCCAACAAAATCATCACCAAATAACTCTTCATGAAGCTCCCTGACTTGTTTGAAGTGTTGCACATCAATGTGAAGGACATAGAGCAGAGGAGCTAAAAGTTCATGCATTCCTGTAGAGGAGAGGTGAATTATGCTGTCAAACATGGAACAAGAATGGATGGATGTCAGAACCATTAGAAGAAGAAAAATAATGATCGTTGATCAACTCCTAGTAAGGCAAAACATTATGTGGCAGCTAGAACAGCATATTGAGTTCCATATGTGGTTCAAATGATGTGCACCTGCTAGTTAGTTTAATAAACAAAGTTAAGTTCAATCTGCTCATGACATGAAACCCACCA contains the following coding sequences:
- the LOC124661422 gene encoding putative clathrin assembly protein At5g57200, with translation MGSGTWRKAYGALKDSTKVGLANFNSEYKDLDIAIVKATNHVECPPKERHLRRILLATTVNRPRADVAYTICTLARRLSKTKNWIVALKTLIVIHRLLREGDGTFKDDFLSYSYRGTILQIPHFKDDSSPLAWDCSAWVRLYAQYLDERVECFRVLKYDVEADRLLKLPKASGKAHSRTRTLPCADLLDQLPALQKLLLRLISCQPEGMSCTNYLVQYALALVLKESFKIYCSINDGIINLVDMYFDMAKIDAIKALEIYKRAGQQAERLSAFYDYCKRLELARTFQFPTLRQPPCSFLVTMEEYIREAPRASITSKSVETEERSLPSDNEDETPQEPEKPVEEETEEPEEPEEEPQTTADLSEEDEPQPLPTTGDLLNLDEELHPMIADLEQSNALALAIVGPGSGNNTSISQDLFAIDKSGWELALVTAPSNHTSQPAGNQLAGGFDKLLLDSLYEDTSRRQQIASATYNGSFATNPFDPSDPFTMSSSFAPPSNVQLAMMSQQQQYYQVQQQEYYQMQQQHQMVMMPPQTYQQQQAQYATNAGLSNPFGDPFSGLVAMANPPKQSNPH
- the LOC124684128 gene encoding uncharacterized protein LOC124684128, whose protein sequence is MARVLSSRTAAALARRLGGQPGGRVLGRRANHTRRAGRAMVLEVDAAGASTSAEGASALKQRLEEAIDGAMARMSEPEWAPFRPGTSYFAPPRPAGAAMGLLELVTRGGIGVLPPQLSDDEARAVASSSRGYPCSAYYVDGHFPDEAEESVDDTDVEVEVTIEEAEPTEQG
- the LOC124684129 gene encoding diphthamide biosynthesis protein 3-like codes for the protein MSAYDEVEIEDMEWSEELGAYTYPCPCGDLFQITLADLRLGEEIARCPSCSLFLTVVYNEEDFAGAKEPPQKAAPQPVAVA
- the LOC124697617 gene encoding TBC1 domain family member 5 homolog A-like; amino-acid sequence: MLNQDLSRLYPELGEFFQTAACQSMLERILLVWSLRYPEFGYKQGMHELLAPLLYVLHIDVQHFKQVRELHEELFGDDFVGQTFPDRPKLNRSERKNAFEGSAAKIRSLDDLDPDTRDLLLINDAYGAEGELGIILSEKFMEHDAYCMFENLMNGLVNGEQGVVAITDFYSLSPAPESSAGLTPVREASSAIYHLLASVDSSLHSHLVELGVEPQYFALRWLRVLFGREFSLDNLLFIWDEIFSSPNDSYCTEIKSRGHYQFKVLCSSRGALILSMAVSMMLHLRSSLLGSEHATSCLVRLLNFPDDIDLKNLIEKAKLLQPFALERNLPTSLTGKSPLTPPNYWEETWKTLQMSVDKRSGGPIARMKGRGLLRRSNTESNVSRTKDAKSENSILTSTSQSIVDVPHNADIVPDNLVNSLSPMPIEHQQDRVNQGTAEIIRSTSNSLCEVGAIDGSSSAGMKNREAREYIARSRKISFRRRTDHGHDTRHTDEPCVSHDVKVVNEPDPLSVQNCKIDEPGQTNGKIDEVPITNQTSESVDYQPTPEHSLSFDAGPSLNVVDKELIGTLRSFGDSMVENIQVIELFFQPNLRLASEPGSTEQAKALAALEQLRKISDRLRCI